One Aegilops tauschii subsp. strangulata cultivar AL8/78 chromosome 7, Aet v6.0, whole genome shotgun sequence genomic window carries:
- the LOC109736709 gene encoding uncharacterized protein, translating to MMTPQRSPAVMAGGGGGGGGGGGGGGGGTPALHYLSGPYGDTTYTKVFVGGLAWETRSEGLRAHFEAYGDILEAVVITDRATGRSKGYGFVTFRDPDSARMACMDPYPVIDGRRANCNLAILGRPGPAVPFGPIGPIMPYNGGAAVPGGMYVPSPTYQQPPYNYSQALVYPPYGPSTYGPEYLYPQNAYGPYVGQQYVPVYGGPRTVGPAVYPYGQFGQPVPSDHSYSPGYVPGHLLPLSNQNAANARASAVQQQYPPGAPRPQQQLLLPARVQQFPPNNVSEQMSG from the exons ATGATGACGCCGCAGCGGTCGCCGGCGGTGATggcggggggaggaggaggaggcggagggggagggggcggcgggggtggcggGACGCCGGCGCTGCACTACCTGAGCGGGCCCTACGGGGACACGACGTACACCAAGGTGTTCGTGGGGGGCCTGGCGTGGGAGACGCGGAGCGAGGGCCTGCGCGCGCACTTCGAGGCCTACGGGGACATCCTCGAGGCCGTCGTCATCACCGACCGCGCCACCGGGAGGTCCAAGGGATACGGATTC GTGACCTTCCGGGATCCAGATTCGGCGAGGATGGCCTGCATGGATCCCTATCCGGTAATTGACGGGCGGCGTGCCAACTGTAATCTTGCCATCCTGGGGCGACCTGGACCAGCTGTGCCTTTTG GACCTATAGGGCCGATCATGCCATACAATGGAGGTGCGGCGGTTCCAGGAGGCATGTATGTACCAAGCCCAACATATCAGCAACCCCCCTACAACTACTCGCAGGCTCTTGTGTATCCCCCTTATGG GCCATCAACGTATGGACCGGAATACTTGTATCCACAG AATGCCTATGGTCCATATGTTGGACAACAGTATGTCCCGGTATATGGTGGTCCCAGAACAGTAGGCCCAGCGGTTTACCCGTATGGGCAGTTTGGCCAACCTGTGCCAAGTGATCATTCTTATTCACCTGGCTATGTGCCAGGTCACCTTCTCCCACTATCGAATCAAAATGCTGCAAATGCGCGTGCATCAGCGGTTCAGCAACAATATCCTCCAG GAGCTCCACGCCCTCAGCAACAGCTCTTGCTCCCTGCTCGCGTGCAACAGTTCCCACCAAACAATGTCTCCGAACAAATGTCGGGATGA
- the LOC109736722 gene encoding brefeldin A-inhibited guanine nucleotide-exchange protein 1 isoform X1 produces MSSSAGDAEADPLGGASPAGRVLGRALDKVIKHSSWRKHSALVSACKSAIDLLSAAAPAPAPEPSASPIPGLPAPVAEAALQALLLALDPGSPKVAEPALECVASLLSLRLLLGDVAPADPSPVSRLFAAVLSCGGLGDDALELAALRVLVAFARCPSVSVRGECLGQMVKACYNLYLGSASGGNQLCAKLALAQVLVVVFARVEADAMDVRVRTVSAADMMDLSDRSLNDSSVVQEAQTFINEAMEGSDAPEEAAHVLAEGDRGGEDESMSRIREDGLALFKNLCKLSMKFATPDNPDDPVLLRGKVLSLELLRMVIDNAGPFWKTNEKYLEAIKQYLCLSLLKNSAMSAMSVFQLLCSIFMGLLLRFRSGLKEEIGIFFPMLVLRVLENVLQPSFLQKMTVLNFLEKICKEPQVIIDIFVNYDCDVDAPNIFERIVNGLLKTALGVPDGSTTTLTVAQDQTFRIESVKCLATVIKSMGSWMDQQLRIGEVLPINSEVLSSVDNHNMHNGEEGTGMDYDLQSESSSSDVSDSSSVEQRRAYKIELQKGIALFNRKPSKGIDFLIRSKKLGQSPEDVASFLINTAGLNATMVGDYLGERDEFPLKVMHAYVDALNFKGLDFGEAIRFFLRGFRLPGEAQKIDRIMEKFAERFCKCNPNVFTSADTAYILAYSVILLNTDAHSVMVKDKMSKADFMRNNRGIDDGKDLPEAYLSTLYDQIVSNEIKMSADSSAAQTKQTNSVSKLLGLDNIMNLVNWGLTEDKAHGANDLLIKHIHEKFKAKHGKSESVFYIVADATILRFMMEACWAPMMAAFSVTLDQSDDKAATSQCLIGLRSAVHVTSVMCLQTQRDAFLTSIAKFTSLHSAADMKQKNVDAVKAIISIAIEDGNYLQEAWEHVLTCLSRFEHLHLLGEGVPTDASFLTVPMVESEGKNQMSTSVLPSKRANALQNPAVMAAVRGGSYDSTVAKTSASALVTPEQINNFISNINLLDQIGIVELNHIFAHSQRLNSDAIVAFVKALCKVSMTELQSPSDPRIFCLTKIVEIAHYNINRIRLVWSRIWKVLSEFFVSVGLLENLSVAMFVMDSLRQLAMKFLEREELANYNFQNEFLQPFVVVMQKSNVPEVRELIVRCVSQMVLSRVNNIKSGWKGVFTVFTSAAVDDTKSTVLVAFGTMERIVRDYFRYITETDATTFTDCVQCLIAFTSSQFNSEASLNAIAFLRFCAVKLADEGFVCQDKGADGPRNSDMSEGNAIVNKNDYVSFWVPLLEGLARLTTDPRLTIGKSAVGVLFDILKDHGHLFSQSFWTSILESVVYPLFSNQRSRVNDQTLTSNGAEGDFSTLETQTLAVKSLVGLFVDFFDVMRPELARVASIVAYFIRSPYKHSATIGVSALLRLAEGVGSKLSKEEWKDVLLCFKESSTQTFIVFSKIVRMMQDIDIPDRMESYSEADHYSDHEIYSNDEDEANMETTSYAIVKLKNHMALILLIVQGIIKLYEEQGKYLHAEHISILLEMISSIATHASEVSSDSSLHMKFHKACSLLEASEPAVVHFENETYQSYLKLLQAVLHGYPFLSEDMDIESRLLDACEKILRTYLKCTGNGPSDEASHGNQTLHCIVPLGAAKQEELSARTPLVLLAMQLLHNLEKNSFRRVLPRFFPLLIDLIRCEHSSGDVQHALYKIFKSSIGPMIEV; encoded by the exons ATGTCGTCGTCGGCGGGCGACGCCGAGGCCGATCCCCTCGGCGGCGCCTCCCCGGCCGGCCGCGTGCTCGGCCGCGCCCTCGACAAGGTCATCAAGCACTCCTCCTGGCGCAAGCACTCCGCGCTCGTCTCCGCCTGCAAGTCCGCCATCGAcctcctctccgccgccgccccggccccggCCCCCGAGCCGTCCGCCTCGCCCATCCCCGGCCTCCCCGCCCCCGTCGCCGAGGCCGCGCTCCAGGCGCTCCTCCTCGCCCTCGATCCCGGCTCCCCCAAGGTCGCCGAGCCGGCCCTCGAGTGCGTCGCCAGCCTCCTCTCTCTCCGCCTCCTCCTCGGCGACGTCGCCCCGGCCGACCCCTCGCCGGTCTCCAGGCTCTTCGCCGCGGTCCTCTCCTGCGGCGGCCTCGGCGACGACGCCCTCGAGCTAGCCGCGCTCCGCGTGCTCGTCGCCTTCGCGCGATGCCCCTCGGTCTCCGTCCGCGGGGAGTGCCTGGGCCAGATGGTGAAGGCGTGCTATAACTTGTACCTGGGGAGCGCCAGCGGCGGGAACCAGCTCTGCGCCAAGCTGGCGCTCGCGCAGGTGCTGGTCGTCGTGTTCGCGCGCGTGGAGGCGGATGCCATGGACGTCCGCGTGCGCACCGTCTCAGCTGCGGACATGATGGACCTCTCCGACCGGAGCCTCAACGACTCCAGCGTCGTGCAGGAGGCCCAGACGTTCATAAATGAGGCGATGGAGGGGAGCGACGCGCCAGAGGAGGCCGCCCATGTGCTGGCCGAGGGGGACAGAGGCGGGGAGGATGAGAGCATGAGCAGGATCAGGGAGGATGGACTGGCGTTGTTCAAAAACCTCTGCAAACTGTCAATGAAGTTCGCCACTCCGGATAACCCGGATGATCCAGTACTTCTCCGGGGGAAGGTGTTGTCACTTGAGCTACTTAGGATGGTCATCGACAACGCAGGGCCGTTCTGGAAGACAAATGAGAA GTATCTTGAAGCAATCAAGCAGTACCTTTGTTTATCCTTGTTGAAGAACAGTGCCATGTCAGCAATGAGTGTTTTCCAGCTTTTGTGCTCCATTTTTATGGGTCTTCTGTTAAGGTTTAGATCTGGTTTGAAGGAGGAAATTGGAATATTTTTTCCTATGCTTGTCCTAAGGGTTCTTGAAAATGTTCTTCAGCCTAGCTTTTTGCAAAAAATGACAGTTCTAAACTTTCTGGAGAAGATTTGTAAAGAACCTCAGGTTATTATTGATATCTTTGTGAACTATGATTGTGACGTCGACGCACCGAACATTTTTGAAAG GATTGTGAATGGACTACTTAAGACGGCTTTAGGTGTCCCTGATGGATCAACAACGACACTAACTGTTGCACAAGACCAAACATTTCGAATTGAATCTGTCAAGTGCCTTGCAACTGTTATCAAATCAATGGGTTCATGGATGGACCAGCAGCTGAGAATTGGTGAAGTTCTCCCTATAAATTCTGAAGTACTAAGTTCAGTGGACAATCATAATATGCATAATGGAGAAGAAGGGACAGGAATGGATTATGATCTGCAATCTGAGTCTAGTAGCTCTGACGTATCTGATTCTTCTTCAGTTGAGCAACGACGTGCTTACAAAATAGAACTTCAG AAAGGAATTGCCTTGTTTAACAGAAAACCTTCCAAAGGTATTGACTTTCTCATTCGAAGCAAGAAGTTAGGCCAGTCCCCGGAAGATGTGGCTTCTTTCTTGATAAACACTGCTGGCTTAAATGCAACAATGGTTGGAGACTATTTGGGTGAAAGAGACGAGTTTCCTCTCAAGGTCATGCATGCCTATGTGGATGCACTAAACTTTAAAGGGTTGGATTTCGGTGAGGCAATTAGATTCTTTCTGCGAGGTTTCAGGTTACCAGGGGAAGCACAGAAGATTGACAGGATAATGGAAAAATTTGCTGAACGCTTCTGTAAATGCAACCCAAATGTTTTTACCAGTGCAGATACCGCTTATATTCTTGCTTATTCCGTGATCTTGCTAAACACTGATGCTCACAGTGTCATGGTGAAGGATAAG ATGTCTAAGGCTGATTTTATGCGCAATAACCGGGGAATTGATGATGGGAAGGATTTACCTGAAGCTTACTTAAGTACATTGTACGACCAAATTGTTAGCAATGAGATCAAAATGAGTGCTGATTCTTCAGCTGCACAAACCAAGCAAACCAACAGCGTAAGTAAGCTTCTAGGCTTAGACAACATTATGAACCTTGTCAATTGGGGACTGACAGAAGACAAGGCACACGGCGCAAATGACTTGCTCATTAAGCACATACATGAGAAATTTAAAGCAAAGCATGGGAAATCAGA GTCTGTGTTTTATATTGTTGCTGATGCAACCATTTTAAGGTTCATGATGGAGGCCTGTTGGGCTCCTATGATGGCTGCGTTCAGTGTGACACTAGACCAAAGTGATGACAAGGCTGCTACATCACAGTGTTTAATTGGATTAAGATCGGCAGTGCATGTCACCTCTGTTATGTGCCTGCAGACACAGAGAGATGCCTTTTTGACTTCCATAGCCAAATTCACATCCCTCCATTCTGCTGCAGATATGAAACAGAAGAATGTCGACGCTGTTAAG GCTATAATTTCTATCGCAATCGAAGATGGAAATTACTTGCAGGAAGCTTGGGAGCACGTGCTAACATGTTTATCACGGTTTGAACATTTACATTTGCTTGGAGAAGGGGTACCTACTGATGCTTCATTTCTGACAGTGCCTATGGTTGAGTCAGAAGGAAAAAATCAGATGTCTACTTCTGTTCTACCTTCAAAGAGAGCCAATGCTCTTCAGAATCCTGCCGTGATGGCTGCTGTTAGAGGGGGTTCTTATGATAGCACTGTTGCAAAAACCAGTGCCTCAGCATTGGTTACTCCTGAACAGATCAATAATTTCATATCAAACATAAATTTGCTGGACCAGATAGGCATTGTTGAGTTGAATCATATATTTGCCCATAGTCAAAGGTTAAACAGTGATGCCATTGTTGCTTTTGTGAAAGCTCTTTGCAAGGTCTCAATGACTGAGTTGCAGTCTCCGTCAGATCCTCGTATCTTCTGCCTTACAAAAATAGTAGAGATTGC GCATTACAATATCAACCGCATACGTTTGGTGTGGTCTCGAATTTGGAAAGTTCTATCAGAAttttttgtgtctgttggattaTTAGAAAATCTTTCTGTTGCAATGTTCGTAATGGACTCTCTAAGGCAGCTAGCAATGAAGTTTTTGGAAAGAGAGGAACTGGCAAACTATAACTTTCAAAATGAGTTCCTTCAACCCTTCGTGGTTGTTATGCAGAAGAGTAATGTTCCAGAAGTGCGTGAGCTAATTGTTCGATGTGTCTCACAGATGGTCCTAAGTCGAGTTAACAACATAAAATCTGGCTGGAAGGGTGTTTTTACG GTTTTTACTTCTGCTGCGGTTGATGATACGAAGAGTACTGTCCTAGTGGCATTTGGGACTATGGAAAGAATTGTCCGTGACTACTTTCGATACATAACCGAGACAGATGCCACAACATTTACAGATTGTGTCCAATGTCTTATTGCATTTACAAGTAGCCAATTTAATAGCGAGGCCAGTCTCAATGCTATTGCATTTCTCCGGTTCTGTGCTGTTAAACTTGCCGACGAAGGATTTGTCTGTCAAGATAAGGGTGCCGATGGACCCAGGAATTCAGACATGTCAGAAGGAAATGCCATTGTGAACAAGAATGATTATGTTTCCTTCTGGGTTCCTCTCCTTGAAG GTTTAGCCAGATTGACAACTGATCCAAGGCTGACCATTGGGAAAAGTGCTGTAGGAGTGCTTTTTGATATTCTGAAGGATCATGGGCACCTCTTTTCTCAGTCCTTTTGGACCAGTATATTAGAGTCTGTTGTTTATCCTCTGTTTAGCAATCAAAGGTCTAGGGTCAATGATCAGACCTTAACATCGAACGGCGCCGAGGGTGATTTTTCAACTCTTGAAACGCAAACATTGGCAGTGAAATCTCTAGTGGGTTTATTTGTTGATTTCTTTGACGTGATGCGGCCAGAACTTGCAAGAGTTGCATCTATTGTCGCATATTTTATCAGAAGTCCCTATAAACATTCTGCTACCATCGGTGTATCTGCTTTGCTACGGTTGGCGGAGGGAGTTGGCAGTAAACTTTCCAAGGAGGAATGGAAAGATGTTCTTCTCTGCTTCAAAGAATCATCAACACAAACCTTTATTGTGTTCTCTAAAATTGTAAGGATGATGCAAGACATCGACATTCCAGATAGAATGGAATCTTATTCGGAAGCTGATCACTATTCAGATCATGAAATTTATAGTAATGATGAAGACGAAGCTAATATGGAGACAACTTCTTACGCCATTGTCAAACTGAAAAATCATATGGCCCTAATACTCTTAATCGTTCAG GGCATTATTAAATTGTACGAGGAGCAGGGAAAATATCTTCATGCTGAGCACATTAGCATTCTTTTGGAGATGATATCAAGTATTGCAACTCATGCAAGTGAAGTGAGCTCAGACTCTTCGTTACATATGAAATTCCATAAAGCATGTTCCCTTCTGGAGGCATCTGAGCCAGCAGTTGTCCATTTCGAGAACGAGACATACCAAAGCTACCTCAAGCTTCTCCAAGCTGTGCTCCATGGGTATCCATTCTTATCGGAAGACATGGACATAGAATCACGACTACTTGATGCCTGTGAGAAAATACTGCGGACATATCTAAAGTGCACCGGGAATGGACCATCTGATGAAGCTTCTCATGGCAATCAAACTTTACATTGCATAGTGCCACTGGGCGCTGCCAAGCAAGAGGAGCTGTCTGCTAGGACCCCCTTGGTTCTTCTAGCGATGCAGTTACTGCATAACCTAGAGAAAAATTCATTTAGGAGAGTACTGCCCCGCTTTTTCCCACTGTTGATTGATCTGATTCGCTGCGAGCAtagctctggagatgttcaacacgCGCTGTACAAAATCTTCAAATCATCAATAGGCCCTATGATAGAAGTATAA
- the LOC109736722 gene encoding brefeldin A-inhibited guanine nucleotide-exchange protein 1 isoform X2, with translation MFHLITHQNFYNGSWYLEAIKQYLCLSLLKNSAMSAMSVFQLLCSIFMGLLLRFRSGLKEEIGIFFPMLVLRVLENVLQPSFLQKMTVLNFLEKICKEPQVIIDIFVNYDCDVDAPNIFERIVNGLLKTALGVPDGSTTTLTVAQDQTFRIESVKCLATVIKSMGSWMDQQLRIGEVLPINSEVLSSVDNHNMHNGEEGTGMDYDLQSESSSSDVSDSSSVEQRRAYKIELQKGIALFNRKPSKGIDFLIRSKKLGQSPEDVASFLINTAGLNATMVGDYLGERDEFPLKVMHAYVDALNFKGLDFGEAIRFFLRGFRLPGEAQKIDRIMEKFAERFCKCNPNVFTSADTAYILAYSVILLNTDAHSVMVKDKMSKADFMRNNRGIDDGKDLPEAYLSTLYDQIVSNEIKMSADSSAAQTKQTNSVSKLLGLDNIMNLVNWGLTEDKAHGANDLLIKHIHEKFKAKHGKSESVFYIVADATILRFMMEACWAPMMAAFSVTLDQSDDKAATSQCLIGLRSAVHVTSVMCLQTQRDAFLTSIAKFTSLHSAADMKQKNVDAVKAIISIAIEDGNYLQEAWEHVLTCLSRFEHLHLLGEGVPTDASFLTVPMVESEGKNQMSTSVLPSKRANALQNPAVMAAVRGGSYDSTVAKTSASALVTPEQINNFISNINLLDQIGIVELNHIFAHSQRLNSDAIVAFVKALCKVSMTELQSPSDPRIFCLTKIVEIAHYNINRIRLVWSRIWKVLSEFFVSVGLLENLSVAMFVMDSLRQLAMKFLEREELANYNFQNEFLQPFVVVMQKSNVPEVRELIVRCVSQMVLSRVNNIKSGWKGVFTVFTSAAVDDTKSTVLVAFGTMERIVRDYFRYITETDATTFTDCVQCLIAFTSSQFNSEASLNAIAFLRFCAVKLADEGFVCQDKGADGPRNSDMSEGNAIVNKNDYVSFWVPLLEGLARLTTDPRLTIGKSAVGVLFDILKDHGHLFSQSFWTSILESVVYPLFSNQRSRVNDQTLTSNGAEGDFSTLETQTLAVKSLVGLFVDFFDVMRPELARVASIVAYFIRSPYKHSATIGVSALLRLAEGVGSKLSKEEWKDVLLCFKESSTQTFIVFSKIVRMMQDIDIPDRMESYSEADHYSDHEIYSNDEDEANMETTSYAIVKLKNHMALILLIVQGIIKLYEEQGKYLHAEHISILLEMISSIATHASEVSSDSSLHMKFHKACSLLEASEPAVVHFENETYQSYLKLLQAVLHGYPFLSEDMDIESRLLDACEKILRTYLKCTGNGPSDEASHGNQTLHCIVPLGAAKQEELSARTPLVLLAMQLLHNLEKNSFRRVLPRFFPLLIDLIRCEHSSGDVQHALYKIFKSSIGPMIEV, from the exons ATGTTTCATCTAATCACACACCAAAATTTCTATAATGGAAGCTG GTATCTTGAAGCAATCAAGCAGTACCTTTGTTTATCCTTGTTGAAGAACAGTGCCATGTCAGCAATGAGTGTTTTCCAGCTTTTGTGCTCCATTTTTATGGGTCTTCTGTTAAGGTTTAGATCTGGTTTGAAGGAGGAAATTGGAATATTTTTTCCTATGCTTGTCCTAAGGGTTCTTGAAAATGTTCTTCAGCCTAGCTTTTTGCAAAAAATGACAGTTCTAAACTTTCTGGAGAAGATTTGTAAAGAACCTCAGGTTATTATTGATATCTTTGTGAACTATGATTGTGACGTCGACGCACCGAACATTTTTGAAAG GATTGTGAATGGACTACTTAAGACGGCTTTAGGTGTCCCTGATGGATCAACAACGACACTAACTGTTGCACAAGACCAAACATTTCGAATTGAATCTGTCAAGTGCCTTGCAACTGTTATCAAATCAATGGGTTCATGGATGGACCAGCAGCTGAGAATTGGTGAAGTTCTCCCTATAAATTCTGAAGTACTAAGTTCAGTGGACAATCATAATATGCATAATGGAGAAGAAGGGACAGGAATGGATTATGATCTGCAATCTGAGTCTAGTAGCTCTGACGTATCTGATTCTTCTTCAGTTGAGCAACGACGTGCTTACAAAATAGAACTTCAG AAAGGAATTGCCTTGTTTAACAGAAAACCTTCCAAAGGTATTGACTTTCTCATTCGAAGCAAGAAGTTAGGCCAGTCCCCGGAAGATGTGGCTTCTTTCTTGATAAACACTGCTGGCTTAAATGCAACAATGGTTGGAGACTATTTGGGTGAAAGAGACGAGTTTCCTCTCAAGGTCATGCATGCCTATGTGGATGCACTAAACTTTAAAGGGTTGGATTTCGGTGAGGCAATTAGATTCTTTCTGCGAGGTTTCAGGTTACCAGGGGAAGCACAGAAGATTGACAGGATAATGGAAAAATTTGCTGAACGCTTCTGTAAATGCAACCCAAATGTTTTTACCAGTGCAGATACCGCTTATATTCTTGCTTATTCCGTGATCTTGCTAAACACTGATGCTCACAGTGTCATGGTGAAGGATAAG ATGTCTAAGGCTGATTTTATGCGCAATAACCGGGGAATTGATGATGGGAAGGATTTACCTGAAGCTTACTTAAGTACATTGTACGACCAAATTGTTAGCAATGAGATCAAAATGAGTGCTGATTCTTCAGCTGCACAAACCAAGCAAACCAACAGCGTAAGTAAGCTTCTAGGCTTAGACAACATTATGAACCTTGTCAATTGGGGACTGACAGAAGACAAGGCACACGGCGCAAATGACTTGCTCATTAAGCACATACATGAGAAATTTAAAGCAAAGCATGGGAAATCAGA GTCTGTGTTTTATATTGTTGCTGATGCAACCATTTTAAGGTTCATGATGGAGGCCTGTTGGGCTCCTATGATGGCTGCGTTCAGTGTGACACTAGACCAAAGTGATGACAAGGCTGCTACATCACAGTGTTTAATTGGATTAAGATCGGCAGTGCATGTCACCTCTGTTATGTGCCTGCAGACACAGAGAGATGCCTTTTTGACTTCCATAGCCAAATTCACATCCCTCCATTCTGCTGCAGATATGAAACAGAAGAATGTCGACGCTGTTAAG GCTATAATTTCTATCGCAATCGAAGATGGAAATTACTTGCAGGAAGCTTGGGAGCACGTGCTAACATGTTTATCACGGTTTGAACATTTACATTTGCTTGGAGAAGGGGTACCTACTGATGCTTCATTTCTGACAGTGCCTATGGTTGAGTCAGAAGGAAAAAATCAGATGTCTACTTCTGTTCTACCTTCAAAGAGAGCCAATGCTCTTCAGAATCCTGCCGTGATGGCTGCTGTTAGAGGGGGTTCTTATGATAGCACTGTTGCAAAAACCAGTGCCTCAGCATTGGTTACTCCTGAACAGATCAATAATTTCATATCAAACATAAATTTGCTGGACCAGATAGGCATTGTTGAGTTGAATCATATATTTGCCCATAGTCAAAGGTTAAACAGTGATGCCATTGTTGCTTTTGTGAAAGCTCTTTGCAAGGTCTCAATGACTGAGTTGCAGTCTCCGTCAGATCCTCGTATCTTCTGCCTTACAAAAATAGTAGAGATTGC GCATTACAATATCAACCGCATACGTTTGGTGTGGTCTCGAATTTGGAAAGTTCTATCAGAAttttttgtgtctgttggattaTTAGAAAATCTTTCTGTTGCAATGTTCGTAATGGACTCTCTAAGGCAGCTAGCAATGAAGTTTTTGGAAAGAGAGGAACTGGCAAACTATAACTTTCAAAATGAGTTCCTTCAACCCTTCGTGGTTGTTATGCAGAAGAGTAATGTTCCAGAAGTGCGTGAGCTAATTGTTCGATGTGTCTCACAGATGGTCCTAAGTCGAGTTAACAACATAAAATCTGGCTGGAAGGGTGTTTTTACG GTTTTTACTTCTGCTGCGGTTGATGATACGAAGAGTACTGTCCTAGTGGCATTTGGGACTATGGAAAGAATTGTCCGTGACTACTTTCGATACATAACCGAGACAGATGCCACAACATTTACAGATTGTGTCCAATGTCTTATTGCATTTACAAGTAGCCAATTTAATAGCGAGGCCAGTCTCAATGCTATTGCATTTCTCCGGTTCTGTGCTGTTAAACTTGCCGACGAAGGATTTGTCTGTCAAGATAAGGGTGCCGATGGACCCAGGAATTCAGACATGTCAGAAGGAAATGCCATTGTGAACAAGAATGATTATGTTTCCTTCTGGGTTCCTCTCCTTGAAG GTTTAGCCAGATTGACAACTGATCCAAGGCTGACCATTGGGAAAAGTGCTGTAGGAGTGCTTTTTGATATTCTGAAGGATCATGGGCACCTCTTTTCTCAGTCCTTTTGGACCAGTATATTAGAGTCTGTTGTTTATCCTCTGTTTAGCAATCAAAGGTCTAGGGTCAATGATCAGACCTTAACATCGAACGGCGCCGAGGGTGATTTTTCAACTCTTGAAACGCAAACATTGGCAGTGAAATCTCTAGTGGGTTTATTTGTTGATTTCTTTGACGTGATGCGGCCAGAACTTGCAAGAGTTGCATCTATTGTCGCATATTTTATCAGAAGTCCCTATAAACATTCTGCTACCATCGGTGTATCTGCTTTGCTACGGTTGGCGGAGGGAGTTGGCAGTAAACTTTCCAAGGAGGAATGGAAAGATGTTCTTCTCTGCTTCAAAGAATCATCAACACAAACCTTTATTGTGTTCTCTAAAATTGTAAGGATGATGCAAGACATCGACATTCCAGATAGAATGGAATCTTATTCGGAAGCTGATCACTATTCAGATCATGAAATTTATAGTAATGATGAAGACGAAGCTAATATGGAGACAACTTCTTACGCCATTGTCAAACTGAAAAATCATATGGCCCTAATACTCTTAATCGTTCAG GGCATTATTAAATTGTACGAGGAGCAGGGAAAATATCTTCATGCTGAGCACATTAGCATTCTTTTGGAGATGATATCAAGTATTGCAACTCATGCAAGTGAAGTGAGCTCAGACTCTTCGTTACATATGAAATTCCATAAAGCATGTTCCCTTCTGGAGGCATCTGAGCCAGCAGTTGTCCATTTCGAGAACGAGACATACCAAAGCTACCTCAAGCTTCTCCAAGCTGTGCTCCATGGGTATCCATTCTTATCGGAAGACATGGACATAGAATCACGACTACTTGATGCCTGTGAGAAAATACTGCGGACATATCTAAAGTGCACCGGGAATGGACCATCTGATGAAGCTTCTCATGGCAATCAAACTTTACATTGCATAGTGCCACTGGGCGCTGCCAAGCAAGAGGAGCTGTCTGCTAGGACCCCCTTGGTTCTTCTAGCGATGCAGTTACTGCATAACCTAGAGAAAAATTCATTTAGGAGAGTACTGCCCCGCTTTTTCCCACTGTTGATTGATCTGATTCGCTGCGAGCAtagctctggagatgttcaacacgCGCTGTACAAAATCTTCAAATCATCAATAGGCCCTATGATAGAAGTATAA